Part of the Pseudobdellovibrionaceae bacterium genome is shown below.
ACGCAATCCAAAGGGGTTACCTTTGTCCAAAGTCGCCCATAAATTAGACCCCCACTGCCATTTTTTCGAAAAATTCTGATTGAAACGAAATCCTTAAACGATCACTAAATCGGTAAAGAAGCTTCCCGTTGGCCCATGCTCACCAGCCATTAGTTTCTTTAACTCAGAAAGAGGTGTTGATGTCGGATGGCTTTCGCGCAAATCGAAATAAGACGTGTAGTGCGCCTCAAGACTGGCAAAAAACTCATCCAGCACAGCTTTTGAATGTTGGCGAAGTCGATCTGGCCAGAACTCCATGACCAAAGGGACATGATGCTTTAGCAGCTCTGTGGCCCCCGCTATCATACTGGGCTCATGCCCTTGAATATCGATCCATGCCAAACTGACGTTGGCACCTGACAAGCCAGCCTCATTAAATACGTCATCGAGTTTTTTCATTTCCACGGTCACAGCTGGGCGCGTCTCTTCACCTGACATTAAAACGCCATCTTTTCCCTCTGCTGCCAGCCGATGATCGCCTGGATTTCCTTCGCACAAAAATAATTCTGTCGTTCCGTTCACAGATGACAAAGCAACGGGTTTTACTGTGAGCCGCTCTGAAAGATCATTCATTTCGATGTTCTTTCTTAGCAAAGTTAAATTTGTGGGCGCAGGCTCAATGGCCCACGCCTTAGTAAATACGTTTTGTAGGACCAGCGGAATACATACCGTGCCAATATTAGCACCCACATCAAGCAACAGAGCGTTTTGCGCTGGCTTCAGGTGACCTAATTTTTGCAAAAGGGAAATGGCTTTTTGCGTAGAATCCCAATCAAATTGTCCTTGCAGGTAAAGGTATTTTCCGATGGCTTCGTCACGAGAACTAAAAGCCATTTTTCCATGGGTGGTTCGCCGCTGAAGTATTCTTTCTGGAACATTTCTCAAAAATTCCCAGTACAACCTGCGCGGTAAGTAACTGGGCTGTTTAAGTGTACGTTGCAGCAAAGACTTCAAGCTCATGACTAAAACTTATTTACCAACTCTTTGAAGTAGTTGCCACGCTCTTCATAGCTATCAAACATGTCAAAACTGGACGCCCCAGGAGATAGCAACACGGTGTCACCGATACGACTTTTTTGATAGGCGATCAATACGGCCTCTTCAAAGGTTCCAATAAGGAATGTTTCGCTATAATCACCCACATCGCGATTGATTCGCTCTTTTGCTTCTCCAACGAGAATTAAATTCTTCACTTTGTAGCGAATGGGCTCAGCTAATGATTTATAATTCAAGTTTGTGTCTTTACCACCCATGATTAAAATCACGTTTTCCTCAAACGCATCAAGGGCCCTCTTTACAGCGTGAACGTTTGTTGCCTTGGAATCGTTGAAAAATTCGACACCACCAACTCGGCGCACATACTCAAGGCGATGCGCAAGCCCTGGATATGTTTCCATGGTTTTTTGAATGGCATCATGAGTCGCACCATGCTCTCTAGCGGTGAGCAGAGCGGCCATAATATTTTCAACAGAGTGATGGCCTCGCATACGGATTTCGTTGGCATCAAAATACTCAATTTCAGGGCCCGTTCTCACATGAATTTTATCACCGATGTTTACGGCACCACCGATATTCATAATCTGGGGCTCTAATGATGGTTTTCTAGAAAAGTAGAAAATTCGTCCTCTTTGAACGGCTGGATCACGAGCCAACTCAACAACAGCATTGTCATCGGCATTCAGAATACTGGTAGTGGCTTGGTTTGTGTTTAAGAAGATACGGCGTTTTGCATTTACGTATTCTTCCATGTTGCGATAACGATCGAGATGGTTTTCAGCTAAATTCGTGAACACGATGTTTCGTGGGTTAAAGTTTTCAACATGCTCCAATTGAAAACTTGAAACCTCAGCTATGACAATGTCTACATCCTGATTGCTGATCAAAAACGACGACAAGGGTTCGTTTGTATTCCCACCAAGCCAAACCTTTTTACCAGAATTTTCTAAAAAGGCTTTGATCAAGTGGCTGACGGTGGTCTTACCATTTGTACCTGTCACTGCAATCATTGGCTTATCAATGTACTGCGAGGCAAACTCGAACTCACCTGTGACTTTCACACCTTGGCTTCTAGCATATTCAAAAATCTTCAGTTGCGGTGATATGCCTGGACTTAAAATAACAAGGTCTTGTTGTAAAAACGTTTTTGGTGTGTGGCCACCAAGCTCATACTTAACGTCTACGCCGTCCATCATTTCAAGGTAGTCCGCGAGCTCGGCTTTTGATTTATGATCACTGACAGTAACGTTAGCGCCTTGGCTCACTAAAAACTTTGACAAGGCCACACCGGTGCGGGCCAATCCTACGACCAAAATCTTTTTGTCTTTTACATTCATTCTTTCTTCCATTTTTACCTCAATTTGAGAGTGGCTAAGCTCAATACGGCGAGCAAAATTGATATGATCCAAAAACGAACAATAATCTTAGTTTCATCAAGGCCCTTTAATTCAAAATGGTGATGAATCGGGGCCATTCGAAAGACCCGCTTACCCGTCATTTTAAATGAAACGACCTGCGTAATAACAGACAATGCCTCCACTACAAATACGCCCCCAAGGACAACGAGCAAGAGTTCGTTCTTCGTCATCACGGCCATGATTCCTAAGAATCCGCCAAGGCCCAGACTCCCCACATCACCCATAAAAACCTGAGCGGGATATGCGTTGTACCACAAAAAACCCAATCCTGCCGCAATAACCGCAGCCGTCATGGGCACAAGCTCTCCAGCTCCAGCGACGTAGGGTATGGCCAAATATCGCGCGATTTCCACATGGCCTGCCACATAGGCAAAAAGCATAAATGTTCCAGAACTGATCATCACCGGTACTATGGCTAAACCATCAAGCCCGTCGGTCAAATTCACTGCGTTGGCACATCCGACAACCACCAGGGCCGCAAAGGGCACATACGCCCAACCCATATCAAAGCTCACGTCTTTAAAAAACGGAACATGCAAAAAAGTATCAACTTGCCCATACAGTATCAACAAGGCCACTGCTCCAGCTGATATCAAAAACTCACCGAACAAGCGAAGTTTGCCTGAAAGTCCTTTTGTATTCTTCTTTGAGACTTTCATTGAATCATCTAAATAACCAATCAGACCAAATCCTAATGTCACCGATAGCACGGCCAGAACTTTGAAATTCGTGACATCTGTCCAAAGCAATACGGCCAGCGCCACACTCATTAAAATCAGCGCTCCACCCATTGTTGGAGTGCCTGCTTTTTTTAAATGAGTTTGGGGCCCATCATCTCGCACCGTCTGCCCCACCTGTTTGCGCACCAAGCGACGAATAAAATGCGGTCCCCACATCCAACAAACCAAGAAGGCTGTAAAAAAAGAGAAAAATGTGCGAACTGTGATGTAACGAAATACATTAAAAATCGAAATCGAATCTGAAAGTTCGTAAAGCCATTGATAGAGCATACGTGCGCGCCTAAATTCTGGTTAAAGGTCCTCGGCCCCCCAAGCCCGTAAAACCCTCTCCAGTTTTAAGCCTCGTGAACCCTTGACGACGATAATGTCCTGACTATCTATCATAGAGCCGATTTTCAATGCAAGAACTTCTTCGTAAGTATTTGATAAATAAAGACTTTTCTTAAAATCTCCACGCTCAATTCCCCGCTTAAAAGCCTCTTTACTGGGCCCAATGAACCAAATGAGGTCCACATCTGTGTTGCCGACCATCTCCCCCAGTTGCTCATGTAAGACCTCGGCCTGATCGCCCAACTCCAACATTTCACCCAAAACCATCACCTTTAATCGTCGGCTTGGAATCTCAAATATGTTTTTAATCAGTGCGGCCATACTTTCTGGGTTGGCATTATAGGCATCAAAAAGAACGCTAGCTCCTGAGGGCAACTGAATCACCTGGTTTCGCCCCCAACCGGTTCTACACTTTGGCAAAGCTTTCCAAATCTCTTCGGGCGGCATTCCCACTGACAAGGCTAGAGCGCTTGCGGCCATCAAATTCACAACGTTTTGACGCCCAAATACGGGCACCGTAGCGGCACCGGGCACATTTCCGATATGTCCTGACACCTCAATATGATCCATGCCCGTGCGAATCACGCGCATATGAACATCGGCATCTGATTTGAAAGAAGAAAAAGTTTTTATTCCACCCGAACCCGGTTTTGACTTCTGTCTTTCCCACATTTCTCGGGTGTAACTGTTATCTAAATTGAATACGTGTACAGCTTTTGGCGACTCCAAATACAACTCTTCTTTTGCCTGCGCAATTTTCTCTTCACTGCCAAAATATCCAATATGAGATCGCCCCACCGTAGTGACGATGGCCACGTCGGGCTTGGCTATGCGAGCAAGGGTCGTCAGCTCACCGGCATGATTCATTCCCATTTCGACGACGGCCATCTCTGTGTCTGGTTTAACTGTAAGTAGCGTCAGGGGCACGCCCCAGTGATTGTTGAAACTTCCGTGGCTGGATACCGTTTTGTAATTTTGCGACAAGATCGTGTCACAAAATCCCTTTGTCGTCGTCTTTCCATTTGATCCGGTGATGGCTATGAATCGAGCTTTTGACCGCATTCTCCAGGTATGCGCCAGCCGTTGCAATGCAGTTAGCGTGTCGTCCACTTTTACAACAGAAACCTTTTGCGCGCGAGCGGCCAGGTCTTCCGGCAGGTGGGTCACTAGCAGTCCCGTTGCACCTGCATCAAGAGCTGCAGACAGAAAATCATGGGCGTCAAAATTTTCGCCTTTGAGGGCAATAAAGAGCTGGCCTTCTAAGTCTTTTCGCGTGTCCGTGCCGATTCCAGTGAAAGACAACGGCCCTTGATGCAAAAGAGTACCCTCGGTGCTTTTGACTACAAAATCTAAATCGAACTGGGTATTCACGCGAGAATCTCCCTTACCACTTGAACATCGCTGAAGGGGCGCTTTTCATCGCCGATGATTTGATAATCTTCATGCCCTTTTCCTGCGACCAATACTACATCTCCATTGTTTGCCATGTTGAGCGCCATGGCAATGGCCTTTCTTCGATCTTCTTCCACAAAAAAACTTTGACCCATCAGATCTTTTGGAACCGCCACCAAACCATCTTCGATAATGGTTCTTGGATCTTCATGTCTAGGATTGTCAGAGGTGAGAATGGCTACGTCAGCCCCTTCTGCAGCGACTTTCGCCATGAGTGGGCGCTTACCCTTATCCCGACCGCCACCACAGCCATAAACTACAAATATTCGTGAACCCGCCTGAGAGCTCGCCTGTCGCACGGCTTGCAAAGTACTCAAGACGGCATTGAGTGCCTGATCGGTGTGCGCATAATCCACAAATACATGCACTTTTTTGCTCTCTGGTACCTTTTCAAGCCGCCCAGGAACTCCCGAAAACTGTGACAACGACTCAGTGCAAGCCTTCAGGGAAACCCCCGCAGCTAGACCCACACCGATAGCCGCCACAGCGTTGTACACATTATGCTCGCCTGGAATGGGTAAAAAAACTTTTGCCTCTCCTCTTGGAGTACTGAGATGAAACCGCGTGCCACCAAAACCAGCCTCAATCTGATTAAATTTTAGATCAGCCTCAGCCTTTCCATAGGTGGTTCGTTTCACATGCGGTGCAATCTCCATTTGTCGACCGTAGGGGTCGTCGGTGTTGATTACCGCCACACTTGATTTCTGAGTCTGCGTTAAGGGAATCTCTCGAAAAAGTCGTTGTTTGGCTTTGAAATAATGATCCATATCGCTGTGGTAGTCGAGATGATCACGAGTGAGATTCGTAAACACCATCACATCAAATGGAATATGATCGGCTCGATACTGATGCAAGGCGTGGCTTGAAACTTCAAAAACAGCGGCCTTGGCACCTAAAGCATTAAACTCGCAGAGACGTTTTTGCAATGTTAAGGGATCTGGGGTGGTCAGTTGACTGGACCATCGATGCTTACCAAGATGATGGTCAATGGTGCCCATTACACCTGTAGGCCAACCAAAATCAGTCAAAATTTTCTCTACCATGTAGGCCGTGCTGGTCTTCCCATTGGTGCCAGTCACGCCGACGCAGAAAAAGTTTTTTGCAGGATCCTCGTAAAAACGACTAGCCAGACGATCTAACTCCACTCTTGTGTCATTAACCACAACAACGGCGCCCGCGTAATCCAATGGCACTTGGCTTCGATCCTCAACAACGACAGCGATTGCGCCTTGATGACAGACCTGTGGTAAAAAATCGTGTCCATCAGAGCTATACCCCTTGATGGCGACAAAAACACAACCTGGCTTCACCTGCCTTGAATCCACACACACTTGACTGACTTCAGATGTGGCGAATTCTCCCCAGGAAAGTTGCGAGTACACTGACAATAGCTGCGATAACTTCATATTTTGTTTTTACAAGACTTTTACAAGCAATGCAGCCAGAAATCCGCCCAACGTAGACAATCCTACCACGGACCCTCCCTGCTCGTAGGCTTCAGGTAGCATCGTCTCGGCAATCATGGTGAGCATCGCACCGGCTGCTGCGCCTTCAATGGCTAAAACCAAATAAAAAGCTGAGCCCGTGGGCTCGCCAGAAAACAACATAGAGCCCACATAAGCTCCCACTCCAGTTAAAAAGCAGATGGATCCCCACATGAGGTAGATTTTCTTCAAACTCATGCCGTGTTGCCGCATACTCACGGCACTCGACATAGCCTCAGGCATATTGGCCAGAAAAACGCCGGCAATAAATGCCAAGCTAATGCCTTGGGTGCTTATGGCCAACATACCAATAACCAAAGATTCAGGGATTCCGTCTATCAATATGCCAAGCCAAATGGCAACCGCCGCATTGCCGTGGCTTGCGGCCTTTCCCTCAGCTAGAATGTCAGAAGATGAAACTGAAAAGGCCTCATGTTCTAGATGTTCAAGACATTGTTTTTTCCACTCTGGATTCGTTTCAGTTTGAGTTTTAACTTCTAGGTCACTGATACGGGACTTGGCCAATGCCAGTAAGTCTTTCTCTACTTCTGGACTCGATGCCACCAAATCTTCTACATCTTGCTGAAGAATTTTAAAAACTCTCACTTTTGTTTTCGCCACTGCATCGGCTGACCGAGGATAGTGACTCAACACTCCAAGCTCGCCAAAGGTGTCACCCGAACCCAAGGTGGCCAATTTTTTTTCGCCCCGTCATTTTCATGAAAAACAATATCCACTTGCCCCTGAACAATGAAAAACATTTCATCCGCAGGATCACCCTGTTTAAAAATAGTTTGCCCTGCTTGAAACTGCTCTTGAGTAACCCGCCCCATCAATGCGGCCATCTTTTTAGGGGGCAATTGATTGAGAATACGCACTTTTGAAAGTTCATTAACGAGCTTCTTTTTTCGGCGCAAATGCAAATGAGTCACATAGTGTCGTGCATTAGACAAGCTCCTTAAAAAAGCTCCTTTGTTGTTGAGGATCTGATTAAGAACCGCAAACAACACGCCACCAGCTATTGCACCTAGGCCGGCCGCTAACATGGCCGCATAACCATGGCGATCCACATGATGGGGCACATGGGCAAAGAGTTCTATGGTCAATGCAAATAACAACGCGCCAGCTCCAAAAGCCATAAAGGCCGAATTAATGCGCTGACGGGGTCGCAACAACAATCCCACTGCCGCACCCAGCGGAAGAGAAATAGCACTGGCGACTCCCCAAGCAAAAGCTTCTAGGTTGATATTCATTGTTTTGTTTTCTCCAGTGAATCAGTTTCACCTAACCAGATTTGTATGGTCTTCGCTTTTGCAAATGACTCGCCCGTTGCTGGGCTGGTTTTTTGGATCACGCCTTGACCGTTTATTTTTAGCTTTTTATCACCAAGCTCGAAGTGCCGAAGAGCCTCACGCAAGCTCATACCCAAAACCGGCGGCACCGTATCTGCCGCCTTTGTTACCACTGTATTGGATTTCTCAGACACTTTAGAGAACTCTTCAATCCTGAACTGATCAGGTAAACCCATAACGTCTTTTTCACTTAAAATAATAGGTGATAAACCGGCTTTTCTAACCGCGTAATTGGCCACCTTCGAAAAAATTGGAGCGGCCACTGTTGATCCGTAATATTCTTCGCGGGGGTGATCGACGGCGATGTAAATAACAAACTTCGGTTCGTTGGCTGGTATGAAGCCGGCAAAACTTGAAACATAACCTCCGGGCAGATAGCCGCGACCTGTTGGGTTTACTTTTTGAGCTGTACCCGTTTTACCTGCCACCGGAAACCCTGGCACCCTTGCGTTAAAACCGGTGCCGTGAGGTGCCGTCACGCCAGTCAACATCAACCGAAGCATGGCTGCTTCACTTTGCGGTAGCACTTGGCGAATTTTTTCAGGCTCAAAGCTTTGTTCATCCCCCGACTCGGGGTCCACAATAGACTTGACGATGTACGGCTTATTTAGAGTTCCACCGTTAGCTATGGCGGCATAAGCATTTGCGACCTGCAGTGGAGTGGCCGTCATACCATGGCCAAAGGCAATGTTGCTCAATAAATGGGGCCGCCAGGGTAAGGCCTGTAAAACTCCAGCACTTTCCCCCGGAAGGTCCACATCGGCCATTTGCCCAAAACCAAAATCCTTTAATACTTTTAGCAGCTCAGAATCTCCCAGCTCAAAAGCCATTTTAGTAATGCCCACGTTAGAAGACTTGGCTAAAATCTCACTCACTGTCAGCCATTCAAACTTATGAGTGGAGTCGGCCTCACCAATGGTTCGTCTGCCGATCTTTAGCTGGCCATTTTCGCAGTTGTATTTGGAGTTGGGTTTTGAGAGCCCCTTCTTCAACGAACCCGCCACCACAAAAGTTTTAATGGTGCTGCCTGGCTCGAAGGCGTCTGTAACCGATTTATTTCGGCGAATATCGGCACCATATTGATTGGCTAAATTGAGGTTAAAACTAGGTGCGTTCGCAATGGCCAATATCTCTGATGTGGTCGCATCTAAAATAACTCCTACCGCACCATCAGCATCGTGCTTTTCAAGCGCCCACTCGAGTTCCCTTTCAAGTACAAACTGTAACTCACTATCAATTGTGAGTTGCAAAGAAGAACCTTCTGGCTGATCGGTGAACCATCGGCCATTTCGAATGAGGGGTCGCCCCCTGGCATCGCGCCTCACCTTAAGTGCGCGGCCTTCGCCCGCTAAAGATTTGTTGTACTTGAGCTCTAATCCTTCAAGGCCTCGCCCATCAATATTCACAAAACCCATCACCTGCGAAAGTAATCTGTCGTTGGGGTACACTCGCATGGATTCATCGATAAAGGCCAATCCTGGCTCTTTCCAAGAATTAATTTTTGTTTTTTGTTCTTCAGAAAGATGCCGCTTAATCCAAACAAACCGGCGATTGGGGTCTTTAATCTTTCGATACAAATTTTTCTTTGACAGTTGCAGGTAACGAGCGAGTTTCTGCGACACGGCCATTGGGTTACCGATCAATTTCGGGTCTGCAAAAAGGGAGTGAGTGGGAATAGTGATGGCTAACTCTTTGCCCTGTCGGTCAGTGATGGTTCCTCGCCTGGAATTTAAAGTGATCTGTTGTTTAAACTGGCGGCTTCGCAGTTGATTGAGTTTTTCATCGGGCAACAACTGTAAGTTAATGGCTCTGACAATAACAATTGACCAAAGTGCCAAAAACCCTACAAATATAACTACGATGCGCCCGTTCATAAGTGCAAACTCCTACATCAAGTGTAGCGAGGTCACTGGCGCATGGCAATTTTGTGTCCAGTTATTTGGATAATCTGTCCCCGCCCGGCTTCTTTTAATGTCAAATGAGTTTGGGCCAAGCGCTGCACACGTTCAGGCTGGGTCACTTTTGCATACGTAATCTGCTTTAAGTACTTTTTATCGACCAAAGACCTATATTCTTTTGATTGTTTCCAAACCATATAACCCAAGCGCCGACTTTCC
Proteins encoded:
- a CDS encoding FkbM family methyltransferase, whose translation is MSLKSLLQRTLKQPSYLPRRLYWEFLRNVPERILQRRTTHGKMAFSSRDEAIGKYLYLQGQFDWDSTQKAISLLQKLGHLKPAQNALLLDVGANIGTVCIPLVLQNVFTKAWAIEPAPTNLTLLRKNIEMNDLSERLTVKPVALSSVNGTTELFLCEGNPGDHRLAAEGKDGVLMSGEETRPAVTVEMKKLDDVFNEAGLSGANVSLAWIDIQGHEPSMIAGATELLKHHVPLVMEFWPDRLRQHSKAVLDEFFASLEAHYTSYFDLRESHPTSTPLSELKKLMAGEHGPTGSFFTDLVIV
- the murD gene encoding UDP-N-acetylmuramoyl-L-alanine--D-glutamate ligase, which produces MEERMNVKDKKILVVGLARTGVALSKFLVSQGANVTVSDHKSKAELADYLEMMDGVDVKYELGGHTPKTFLQQDLVILSPGISPQLKIFEYARSQGVKVTGEFEFASQYIDKPMIAVTGTNGKTTVSHLIKAFLENSGKKVWLGGNTNEPLSSFLISNQDVDIVIAEVSSFQLEHVENFNPRNIVFTNLAENHLDRYRNMEEYVNAKRRIFLNTNQATTSILNADDNAVVELARDPAVQRGRIFYFSRKPSLEPQIMNIGGAVNIGDKIHVRTGPEIEYFDANEIRMRGHHSVENIMAALLTAREHGATHDAIQKTMETYPGLAHRLEYVRRVGGVEFFNDSKATNVHAVKRALDAFEENVILIMGGKDTNLNYKSLAEPIRYKVKNLILVGEAKERINRDVGDYSETFLIGTFEEAVLIAYQKSRIGDTVLLSPGASSFDMFDSYEERGNYFKELVNKF
- a CDS encoding phospho-N-acetylmuramoyl-pentapeptide-transferase; this translates as MLYQWLYELSDSISIFNVFRYITVRTFFSFFTAFLVCWMWGPHFIRRLVRKQVGQTVRDDGPQTHLKKAGTPTMGGALILMSVALAVLLWTDVTNFKVLAVLSVTLGFGLIGYLDDSMKVSKKNTKGLSGKLRLFGEFLISAGAVALLILYGQVDTFLHVPFFKDVSFDMGWAYVPFAALVVVGCANAVNLTDGLDGLAIVPVMISSGTFMLFAYVAGHVEIARYLAIPYVAGAGELVPMTAAVIAAGLGFLWYNAYPAQVFMGDVGSLGLGGFLGIMAVMTKNELLLVVLGGVFVVEALSVITQVVSFKMTGKRVFRMAPIHHHFELKGLDETKIIVRFWIISILLAVLSLATLKLR
- a CDS encoding UDP-N-acetylmuramoyl-tripeptide--D-alanyl-D-alanine ligase, with amino-acid sequence MNTQFDLDFVVKSTEGTLLHQGPLSFTGIGTDTRKDLEGQLFIALKGENFDAHDFLSAALDAGATGLLVTHLPEDLAARAQKVSVVKVDDTLTALQRLAHTWRMRSKARFIAITGSNGKTTTKGFCDTILSQNYKTVSSHGSFNNHWGVPLTLLTVKPDTEMAVVEMGMNHAGELTTLARIAKPDVAIVTTVGRSHIGYFGSEEKIAQAKEELYLESPKAVHVFNLDNSYTREMWERQKSKPGSGGIKTFSSFKSDADVHMRVIRTGMDHIEVSGHIGNVPGAATVPVFGRQNVVNLMAASALALSVGMPPEEIWKALPKCRTGWGRNQVIQLPSGASVLFDAYNANPESMAALIKNIFEIPSRRLKVMVLGEMLELGDQAEVLHEQLGEMVGNTDVDLIWFIGPSKEAFKRGIERGDFKKSLYLSNTYEEVLALKIGSMIDSQDIIVVKGSRGLKLERVLRAWGAEDL
- a CDS encoding UDP-N-acetylmuramoyl-L-alanyl-D-glutamate--2,6-diaminopimelate ligase, with product MKLSQLLSVYSQLSWGEFATSEVSQVCVDSRQVKPGCVFVAIKGYSSDGHDFLPQVCHQGAIAVVVEDRSQVPLDYAGAVVVVNDTRVELDRLASRFYEDPAKNFFCVGVTGTNGKTSTAYMVEKILTDFGWPTGVMGTIDHHLGKHRWSSQLTTPDPLTLQKRLCEFNALGAKAAVFEVSSHALHQYRADHIPFDVMVFTNLTRDHLDYHSDMDHYFKAKQRLFREIPLTQTQKSSVAVINTDDPYGRQMEIAPHVKRTTYGKAEADLKFNQIEAGFGGTRFHLSTPRGEAKVFLPIPGEHNVYNAVAAIGVGLAAGVSLKACTESLSQFSGVPGRLEKVPESKKVHVFVDYAHTDQALNAVLSTLQAVRQASSQAGSRIFVVYGCGGGRDKGKRPLMAKVAAEGADVAILTSDNPRHEDPRTIIEDGLVAVPKDLMGQSFFVEEDRRKAIAMALNMANNGDVVLVAGKGHEDYQIIGDEKRPFSDVQVVREILA
- a CDS encoding ZIP family metal transporter, which encodes MATLGSGDTFGELGVLSHYPRSADAVAKTKVRVFKILQQDVEDLVASSPEVEKDLLALAKSRISDLEVKTQTETNPEWKKQCLEHLEHEAFSVSSSDILAEGKAASHGNAAVAIWLGILIDGIPESLVIGMLAISTQGISLAFIAGVFLANMPEAMSSAVSMRQHGMSLKKIYLMWGSICFLTGVGAYVGSMLFSGEPTGSAFYLVLAIEGAAAGAMLTMIAETMLPEAYEQGGSVVGLSTLGGFLAALLVKVL
- a CDS encoding cyclic nucleotide-binding domain-containing protein; amino-acid sequence: MNINLEAFAWGVASAISLPLGAAVGLLLRPRQRINSAFMAFGAGALLFALTIELFAHVPHHVDRHGYAAMLAAGLGAIAGGVLFAVLNQILNNKGAFLRSLSNARHYVTHLHLRRKKKLVNELSKVRILNQLPPKKMAALMGRVTQEQFQAGQTIFKQGDPADEMFFIVQGQVDIVFHENDGAKKNWPPWVRVTPLASLEC
- a CDS encoding cell division protein, with protein sequence MNGRIVVIFVGFLALWSIVIVRAINLQLLPDEKLNQLRSRQFKQQITLNSRRGTITDRQGKELAITIPTHSLFADPKLIGNPMAVSQKLARYLQLSKKNLYRKIKDPNRRFVWIKRHLSEEQKTKINSWKEPGLAFIDESMRVYPNDRLLSQVMGFVNIDGRGLEGLELKYNKSLAGEGRALKVRRDARGRPLIRNGRWFTDQPEGSSLQLTIDSELQFVLERELEWALEKHDADGAVGVILDATTSEILAIANAPSFNLNLANQYGADIRRNKSVTDAFEPGSTIKTFVVAGSLKKGLSKPNSKYNCENGQLKIGRRTIGEADSTHKFEWLTVSEILAKSSNVGITKMAFELGDSELLKVLKDFGFGQMADVDLPGESAGVLQALPWRPHLLSNIAFGHGMTATPLQVANAYAAIANGGTLNKPYIVKSIVDPESGDEQSFEPEKIRQVLPQSEAAMLRLMLTGVTAPHGTGFNARVPGFPVAGKTGTAQKVNPTGRGYLPGGYVSSFAGFIPANEPKFVIYIAVDHPREEYYGSTVAAPIFSKVANYAVRKAGLSPIILSEKDVMGLPDQFRIEEFSKVSEKSNTVVTKAADTVPPVLGMSLREALRHFELGDKKLKINGQGVIQKTSPATGESFAKAKTIQIWLGETDSLEKTKQ
- a CDS encoding histidine kinase produces the protein MGKRYSTTDIRPFVSIILALATLFAVVFCKMESRRLGYMVWKQSKEYRSLVDKKYLKQITYAKVTQPERVQRLAQTHLTLKEAGRGQIIQITGHKIAMRQ